The DNA segment ATGCTACCGACCAGGAAAAAGCGCAAGCATGATATAGTAAACAGAGATGAAAAAAACTCGTAACTCTATTATCCTTGATGCAATCGGCTGGGCTGGGACAGTGCTCGTCATTGGCGGCTATGGCGCCTACGCAATCGGGCTCATTTCTGACGTAGTTATCTATCATATTTTCAATCTGTTTGGATCAATCGGCGTACTGGTACTCTCGACATATCGCCGAATTTGGCAACCGGTTGTTATCAATGGCTGTTTTGCCCTATTTGCCTTAATTGCCATTATTCGTCATTACCTCTAGCCAAATAACAACAAATGTGCTTAACTAGAGGTGTTCAGAACTATGTACACGTCATCAGTAAAGAGTCTTTTCTTTCTTGTACCGGTACCTAGGGTCGATCTGACTCATTATTAACTACAAGAGAGAAGAAATGGCAAAAGCAAATCTTTTCGTCGGCAGTCTTGCTTACGCAACCACTGACGACAGCCTCAACGCTTTCTTTGCAACAGTTGGTCCTGTTGTTAGCGCTCGTGTTATCACTGACCGTGATAGCGGACGCAGCAAAGGCTTTGGCTTTGTCGAATTCGAGAACGAAGACGACAACCAAAAAGCTATCGACCAGCTTAACGGCAAAGAGCTTGACGGCCGAACTATCGCTATCAGCGTTGCTCGTCCAAAGGAAGATCGCCCACGCGGCGGTAACTTTGGCGGCAACAACGACGGCAACTCATTCCGTCAGCGTAGCTGGTAAATGCAGTGAAATAAAAACGATCGCTACCATTATGGCGGCGATCGTTTTTTTGTTATCTCAGCTGATCTTTAAACATACGAAAGTATTCGCCCTTCAGCGCAACTAATTCCTGGTGCGTGCCCGATTCGGCAATTCGCCCATCCTTCATCATATAGATAACGTCAGCTCGCTCGATAGTGCTAAGTCGATGGCTGATCATGATAAGCGTATGTTGTTTATCTTTAAATAGATGCGAGAAAATCCGTGACTCTGCCAGTGCATCAATAGCACTGGTTGGTTCATCCAAAATAACAATCGGACTCTGACGATAGAAGTTACGTGCCAGAGCCAGTCGCTGCCATTGTCCTCCCGACAAATCAACACCAGGTGTGCCGTCATCGTGCTCGAGCCACTTATCGAGATTTGTGAGGTCACCCTTAGGTAGTTTCTCAACGAACGAACGTGCCTCGGCTCGATCGAGGGCTTGTCGATAGCGCGCCTGGTTGAAATCACTGTCGATATCACCAAATCGTACATTGTCACGTGCATTTGTGTACCAATACTGGACAAAGTCTTGGTGTAGTACGCCGAGTTGTCGATGCCAGTCAGTCTTTTTTATCTCTCTTAGGTCGACACCATCTATTGTTATGGCTCCTCTCGACGGTTCATAGAGACCCAATAGGAGCTTAATCAACGTCGATTTACCAGCACCATTTTCACCGACAATCGCAATATGCTGATGACGTTTGATGGAAAGTGAAATGTCGTGCAGCACTTCTTGCTCGGCATTTGGGTACGCAAACCAAACATTTTCTACCGAAATGATTTTCGGGGAAACCGTGAGTGATGTCCGCCCCTGCTCTCCTGTCGGAATTGCCATAAACGCATCGTAGTCGAAAAGAGTGGCAAGATCTTCATCCATACTACTGTATTGGTTAATGAGAGAACCGACACTCGAAAGTGCTCGCGTCACCAGCGACTGCGCATACACAAATTGACCAATCGGCTGCCGTCTCGCAATAATCTCACCAACAATGTAGAGAAGGATACCAAGTTCGGCCGCCGCTTCAAAGAGCTGAGCGCCAAGCCGCTTAGTAATATACTTGCGTTCATAATCAATTTGTCCTTTTTTGTCGATATCACGCAAACGAGCATGCCATGCAATCAAGTGTGAAACAATGCCGTACATACGAAGTTCGGCAAAGTTTTTTGCCTGAAAAGAACTCCATCGAATCTGGCTCATCCGCCGCCTCGTCTCCACATTTTTCTTCCAGTGCGCTGATGATAGTCGAGACAATGCTAATTGCACCCACATACTGGGGATGACGGCAACGAGAATTACCGCACCCAACCACACGTTGATGGTGGTCAGGGCAATCATAGCGATGATCGCCTGTATGATTGACGATATCATCTGAGCGATGGTATCGAAAAAACGCGAGAAAAAGTACGCAAAGTTTTGCGCTTTGTCAAATAAGTCTGCTGTCGACTTGTCATCATAGCGCCAAAACTCAATTCGTGAAAAATGCAGATGAAGTTGATCACTTACCGCCGCGTCAATTTGATAACGTGCCAATTCGGCGATATAACGTTCGATGCTACTCCATGCAACCTGTACCATACCGATAGCCGCAGTGATGATGACGTAGGTTGTTGCCATTTCCGCACTGCCCGCTTTGCCCGCAAATGCATCAGCCAGCGCCGTTGTCGACAGTGCCGCAAAATACGCAGTCACAATCGGCAAAATTGCATCAATTAGTGCATTAAGTAATTTTACAAAGACGGCCAGTGGTGCAGCACGATATGTTGTCTTGGCAACACGCCACAATGCAACGAGCTTTTTTTGTACTGATAGTTCAACCACCGCCGGCACTACTAAGCCCCTTGCGTTTGGCTGGTTTTTTGTGAAGACGTACGTGTTGCAAGTTGTCTCTGTCGATAATATTCAGGCAGCACCACCCCGACCAGCGCAACAGCCAGCAGAACAGCAAAGCCGCACATAATCGATGGGATGCCCTTGATTGTGGCGGGGTCGACAATATTTACGGCCGTAGTAGGCACGATAAACACGAGATAGCCGGCTGCCAGACCTCTGAGCGCACGACTGATATGAGGAGCCGAGGCTTTCTTTGCGTGTGATAAACAATAGAACGTTCCAGCCAATAGCCAGCCATAGTAGTAGAACGCGTACCAGCCAATCGCCATGGGAGCAGACTGGAAAATAACATAATTACCCAAGCATGCGCTTGAAGAAATGCCGTGTCCTGTCAAAGCAAAGAATCCAGCAAAGAGTGCGGCGGATCCATAGGCGGCCATCAGCATCGTACGATTACGACGTCCGGCAATGCGTGACGCAAGATGAAAGCCGAGTGGTGGTAACAAAGTAATTGCAACATAGCCTATGCGTGCCCACGATAAGCTATCGACCCCAAAGCTTCCTTCACATATGTTGTACTCAGCAAGTTGAAATACGGCAAGGAAGAATAAGATCGCGATAGAAAGCTTTGAAACAGCATCAAGTGTGTAGCGCCACCCTACATACAGTGCGAGCCCTATCTCGATCATAAATGTTGCTAGCATCACTGGTGGCGAAAAGCATGACATTTGCAGTGGTTTGTAGTATCGCATGTGCCTATCATAGCAAATCTCTCCTTTTACGCACAGCAATCGTAATTGGTGTACTATTGACACTAAATTTTCTGTCTCGTATATTTAGTGTATAAAGTACACTAAATGAAAGCAGGTTATCATGCGCGAACGACAACATGAAATTATCGAGAAGCTCGGTGTCAAACCAATAATAGATCCACGCGAAGAAGTAGAACAACGTACCCACCTCCTTGCCAGCTATTTGCGCGAGCATCACAGAGCCGGATACACACTAGGCATATCAGGTGGGCAGGATTCACTTCTCGTGGGGCTACTCGCGCAGCGGGCGGTCATGCTCAATCGAACCCTTGGCTATGACTCGACATTTTCGGCAATACTACTCCCCTATGGCACACAGGCCGATAGAGCTGATGCGCTGCTAGCAATTGATACGATCAAGCCTGATCATACTATCGATTTTAATATTGCCTCCGTTGTGGACGCGTTTGTATCCTCATATGATGCCGCAAGTGGGGAATCATTGACCGATTTTCACAAAGGAAACGTCAAAGCGCGAACTCGGATGATGGCACAATATGCAGTTGCCGGCATGCATGATCAAGTCGTACTCAGTACAGACCATGCCGCTGAAGCCTTGGTTGGATTCTTTACAAAATTTGGTGATGGTGCCGCCGATGTCGCTCCTATCGCCACGCTCAATAAACGTCAAGGTAGACAAGTGCTACGCTTCCTTGATGTACCCGAGGTATTTATTACAAAAGTGCCGACTGCTGACCTGCTCGATGCTACTCCTTCTCAGCCAGACGAAGTTGAACTAGGAATGACCTACGAAGATTTCGATGATTATCTCGAAGGTTTTGAAGTTCCCGAAGAGAAAGCTATTGCTATTGAGCGCAGGCATGCTGCCATCTTGCACAAGCTCGAGCCAATTGTGAGGTTTTAGTCAATTATGTCGGATTGTTGAGTGCCTTTTCAAACGATCTATTGTATTGTAGACTTAGTGTATGAAGTACAGTAGCCCCTATGTCCCACCTACACTGACCGTTGACGCTGTTATATTTCAACTTCACGGTGATAAACTAGAGGTTCTCCTCACCCAGCGTGAAAGCGATCCTTTCAAGGGGGAGTGGGCACTACCGGGTGGATACAATGCTGTCGGCAGCACTACCATTGAGGCACTTACTGAAATTGTTTTGCGCAAGACGGGCGTTGATCTCGACAACGATCTCGCTTATATCGAACAGCTCTATACGTTTGACACGGTCGCTCGCGATCCGAGAGGACATGCCGTATCTGTTACCTATATGGGCTGTAGTCGAGCTATCACCCTCGGTACCGGCAGCCAGCATGCTGAGTTTTTTCCCGTCGATAGGCTTCCCAATCTCGCCTATGACCATGCGAGCATCATCACCTATGCCCAGGAACGTCTCGCAGCAAAGCTCACCTATACCAATGCCGTGTCGGGGTTACTCGACAAGAAGTTTACGCTTTCCCAGCTGCAAACAGCATATGAGGCGGTGATGGGACGCTTGCTCGATAAACGAAACTTCCGCAAAAAGTTTCTCACGCTCAATCTCATTCATGAGACGCCAGATACCTGGCGAGATGGTGCGCATCGCCCAGCAAAGTTATATGCATTCAATTCGTCAAGCCTTGAGGTTCTTTCTCGAAGTTTCGACTAGCTAACACATAACATACACACCATCTCAATTCCCTATGCAAAACAGTGTGGCCAGAAAACACACAATAGGGTAAATGGGTTCATATTCTGACAAATTGTTGAATAGCGTTGACAATACACTATTCGCTTGGTAGACTGAAATTAGTTAGTGTAATATGTACAATTAGTACGGGAAGGAACACTCCAATGAAAAAACTATTAACCACTAGTCGGGTCAGCAATACGCGAGATATCGCGGAAAGTGTATTTATAGGAGTTATCCTGACTACGCTTTCCTATGTCGTAGGTCTAAACGCCGGATGGGTTTCAAGTCTTAATCTGCTCGAGATTTTTGCCGTTTTTACCTCCTACTCAAGCACTTATCTCTGCGTAAAAGAGCGACGCGCAAATTACCCGATCGGCGCTATCAGTACGGCCGCGTATATGCTACTGTTTCTGCAAAATGGGCTACTTGCCAGCGCCATTCTCAATGCTTATCTCACCCCCACGCTCATCTATGGGTGGATCAGGTGGCGCAAAGACAAGCAAACACGACCTGTCACCCACGTGCAACTTCAGTGGATACCTGTCTATCTAGCCGTAGCTGGTGTCGGCTACGCTGGAGCAGCACTCATCAGTCAACAATTTGGCGGCACTATGGCATGGACGGATTCGATGATTTTGGCTGCTACCATTCTGGCTCAATTTTTGCTTGACAACAAAAAGCTAGAAAACTGGGTTGTATGGGCCGTTGTCAATGTGTTTGCTATCTATACCTACGCCACCACTGGACTACCACTTGTCGCCTTCCAATATGTGTTTTTCCTCCTCAACACAGTGTATGGATTTATGATGTGGCAACGGAGTAAAAAGATAACCGACACTCTACCGACTCACGCTGATACCGGCGTTCCCATGGAGGCATAGCATGAAACCATTTACCGTTACCATCATTGGCGCAGAGTCCACCGGCAAAACGAGTCTTTCTCGCCAGCTTGCCGATACAATGGATGGTGACTGGGTTCCTGAATTCGCCCGCCCCTACCTTGAAGTTACCGACGGCATCACAAATATCAGCTCGATGCTCGCAATATGGCAAGGGCAACTAGCACTGCAACACGTTGCCACACAGTCGCCGCGACCGTACGTTATCCTCGACACCGATCTCTATGCAACTGTTGGTTACTGGAAGCTCCCGCAGAGCAAATCGTATCTTGGCGCATGTCCTGAAAAACTTATAGAAGACGCCGCATTATACCAATCAAACCTTTATCTCGTCACGCAAAGTAACATTCCCTTTGAGCCAGATGCGCTACGCTATGGCGGCGACAAACGAGAAAGCACAGATGAGTATTGGATACGACTCTGCAAAAGCTATCAACTACCCTACCATGTTATATCGGCAGCTAACCGTGATGAGCGCTTAGCTGAAGCAATTGGCATCATAAACGAAAGGAGTGCACAATGAAAGGTCTTGTTATCGGAAAGTTTTACCCACCTCACCTTGGGCACAACTACCTTATCGATACCGCCCTCAAGAACTGTGAGTCTGTCGACGTGCTCGTCGTTGATAACCCGGCATATCACATTGCTGCCGAGAAGCGACGCGAGTGGCTTCAGGCTCGCCACCCTACTGCCCACGTTACCATTATCCCTGATATCAATAATGACGATGACTCGGTGGCGTGGGCCGCACATACGATGCAGTTTCTCGGCTACAAACCTGATGTTGTCTATAGCTCCGAAGACTATGGTGACCCATGGGCGCGGTATATGGGTGCGCAAAGTATCGTTGTCGACAAAGCACGTACTGCCGTACCAATTTCAGGCACAAAAGTTCGTGAGGATATGCTTGCTTCCTGGCAGTATCTTTCGGACGAGACAAAGGCCGGACTAGCACTTCGCATCGTCATCGTCGGTGCCGAGTCAACTGGTACAACGACTCTGTCGAGAGACCTAGCCGCCGCGCTCAACGCACCGTGGGCACCCGAGATTGGTAGATACTACACCGAATCGATTTTGACGACCGACAAAGCATGGTGCGACGATGACTTTTATCGAATCGGTAAATTACAACAAAACTACGAGGCGGAAATGGCAAAACGCAGTGACGGCGTTGTCGTGTGTGATACCAATGCGGTCGCGACAGAACTCTGGCAACGCCGCTATATGGGGCGTACTACGAAGGCCATGCACGCTATTGCCGCCCAGGATAAAGCTGATCTTTATATTATTACCGGCGATGAAATCCCGTTTGTACAAGATGGTATCCGCGACGGTGAGCACATCAGACATCGCATGCACCAATGGTTTATCGGCCATATCAAAAAAACAGGAATCCCTTACATCATTGTTTCTGGAACGCGAAGGCAACGTCTCCGCAAAGCCCATCAAGTCTCGAAAAAAATGATACGAGAGAAAAAAGTTATTTTTTAATAAAAAATTAGTGTTCAAATCACACTAATATATAAAGGAGTTGTTATGAAAACAAGTAAAGAAACGAGCAGGATATATGGCGAAGTAGTCGCCATCAATGTTGACTTACAAAATGACTTTTGTCCGGGCGGAAGCCTCGCTGTTGAGGACGGAGATCGAGTGATCGAGCCGATAAATAGGCTCAGTGCTTGGGTGCGAGAACACGGCGGTATGGTCGTCGACACCGCCGATGAACATCCGAAAGTAACAAATCATTTCGCTGAGTATGGGGGGACATGGCCGGTCCACTGTGTCGTAGATACCCCAGGTGCCGCCCTACACCGCAATCTGACCATCGAACCATCAGATGCCCTAGCCCGAAAAGGTGTAGCGCCTAACGACGCGGGGTACTCAGGCTATGACGCTGTCTTAAAACCACGTGCTACCGTGCCCAACGATATCGTCAGTGATCTCCCAGAAGAGGAACAGACGGTCGGCAGATTCCTGGAAAGAGTGGTGCGAGTTAACCGTAGTCTTGGTTCAAGGACACTTATCCTCCTCACAGGACTGGCTGGTGACTACTGCGTATCGGCAACGGGACGACCCATCCTTGAGAAGCTCCCATCAGAATGGACAGACCTCATCTGGGTGAGTGATGCGATTCGGAGCGTCAATCAAGAAAATGGTGAGATTGAAAAACAAGCCTCGATTGAAGCAGGTGCCTTGGTTATGACAACGGAAGAAATCTTAGCCGGAGGCATTGTCATTGATCGTGGGCGCCTGGAGAACTAGCCATGGAACGTCTCCTCAACCTTCAAGACCAATATAAGTTCCCGATGGGACAGTTTATCTATGAACAAGAACCCGCTGCAGAAGTAACCTTCAAAATGGTGAATCGCAAGGCAAAAAGTGGTATGCGCATCGCAGATTATGTTTCGGTTCAAGAGCTACAAGAATATTACGATAGCCTGCGCAGCCTCCGTTATACGCCCGAGGAGCTGGCGATCATCGAACGACAGGAGGGCAAGGACTACACACCTGAATTCCTTGGGTACTTAGCCGCATTCCGTTTACCGGAAATTGAGGTCTCAATTGATCCAGCGACGAATGATTTGACCGCCGTCACAAGCGGAAAGTGGAATGACGTTTCACAAGCTGAGATTCCAATCCTCAAAGCCATCCCCACACTCTACTACCCTCGTTATCTTGCCGATCACGGCATAAGTAAACGTGAGTGGTTTCGTGGCGGCGATGAGCGTGGCACAGAGTTTATCAACTATATAACGTCGAGTGGCGCAGCTACGGCCGAGTTCGGCACACGACGCGCAGCATCGAGTGAATGGCAGGATCACATGGTAGGACGTATGGTCGAGGAATGCCCTGGGCAATTTATCGGCACCTCAAATCCCTGGCTCGCAGCCAAATATGGGGTCAAAGAAGTGGGCACAAACGCCCACGAGCTAGGATCGGTCTTTGGCGCACTTGAGGGTAGCCGCGGCGGAAATCCACTCGATGGCCAAGTACGCCTGTTTCGCGAATGGATGACGCGCTTCCCGATGATGCGGGCTGCGCTTATCGACACGTTTACAAGTGATGTCGCCCTTCATGACATGGACCGAACCCTATACGAGCAGACTGAGCTCTATCGTATAGACTCTGGGGTAGAAGAAAAAATTGGTCAAAAAGTTATTGCGATGCTCGAACGTGTCGGTATCGATCCAACGACACGCACCCTCATGTTTACCAATAGTTTGAGCGGTAAACGTGTCGCGGAACTACAGCACCTATTTGGCGGGCAAACGCGTGTTGCCTTTGGCGTTGGCGGTGGCTCAACTAACAATATGCCCTATACTCCCGGTCTCAATATCGTCTGTAAGGCCGTCGAGGTAAATAGCATAGGCACAGTAAAGTTAAGTGACGATGATGGAAAACACATGGGCAATCCGGCCGATGTCGACCGTTACCTAACTCTGTGTGCACAGCGACTCGCCGAACCTGCTGCATGGGACATGACGAGTGCGCTATGATAAAAGAGACTATGCCAAAACAGCCAATGTTCCCCACCGACGAGGAAAAGAGTCGCTTTAGACAGCTCGGCTACGAGCTAGATTCGCACGGAAGACCGCTCCATCCATGGCGCGATCGTCTTCCGCACCTAGCGGAAGGAAAGGGCTTCTTCTACCATTGGGGACCAAACTATACTGTAGATCCGGTCGTTATTTCCCAGACAACAACACCCCGCCTCCTCCTCATCCAAAGGGGCGATACGGGACGATGGGCGTTTCCTGGCGGATTTTTAGAGACAAATGAAGACATCCATACTGCAGGGCTGCGAGAACTCCAGGAAGAAACCGGCCTTGCACAGGTTGACTCATCGGGGAGAGTGGTCTATACGGGCGTCGTCAACGATCGACGCGCGACACTCCATGCCTGGCCCGAAACGTCGGCAATTTTATGGCGCACTCATACAGCCTATCCAGTACAGGCAGGAGATGATGCAGAGCACGCCGAGTGGGTTCCACTTTGCCACGCGCGAACACTGCTTGCCGATAGTTCGCATGGCGATATCCTCGCCGAAGCAATAAAAACTCACGGTAGTCTTCATGAAAAAGTAGAGTATTACGCCGATCAAAGCATTATTCGTGATGCGCAGGGCGGTCATATGGCATATAGCCGCGTAATCATCAGCCCGCCCGAAGGAGTGCCAATCTTTGTTAAGCATCACAACAAAAACACGATCACTGATGATATCCGGGCAGATCATTTACGTCGATATCTCAAAAAGGAATATGCTGTTTATAAGCACCTTGAGACCCACGGTGTACCTGTACCAAACGACGTTATGCTGATCGACGACCATACGCTGCTAATGGAAGCGCTTGATCCCAATAGCGGCTGGTATTGGCGGGCACCGGGTGCACCTCATAAACGCGAAGCTTATATCGAAGATATTTTGCGCAGTCTCACGACAGTAGCGTCGACTCCCCCTGTGGACACTGCGGATATCGCATCGAGCTACACCACCCTACACCAGGAGGGGTGGAACGTGTACCCCGACCATCAACAGATGATTAGGGAGAAGTTAGCAGCATCACAAATCGACGGGAGCAATGAGCTCATAGCAGCACTCGATACTATCTACGCGCGATACTCAGCCCAGCATCCTCCAGAGCTTACCGCTTTTTGTCACCATGACTTTCGTCAATCTAACGTTGCCTGGCATCCAGCGCACGGTACCAAGATTGTTGACTGGAGTTGGGCTGATCGCGGGCCACGACTGGCCGATACAACCAGTTTTCTTATCGATCTCTACAAGTCCGGTCATGAGATTAGCCGCTATCAAGAATATGTTGATGAGTATCATGCACTCGTGCTGATCGGTTTTTGGCTCGAACACAGCATATGGCCGCCAGCACCATCAAATCATCTGGTTCGTGAGCAACAACTCGCCTCGGCTATTGCTGCATTTCGTCTGCTTGAAGAGATTCGACAAACTTCCGTACCTGAGAAAACGGCTTCATGAGTTGTGCATATGTCCGCTCGTTTTCCTCTTGGCTCATCTCAGCACGTGTAATATCATAGCCTTCGTTGATGAAAAATCTATCAAACCCAAATCCGTTGTCACCCCTAGGAGAGTCTGAGATTGTACCCGGGAGCTCACTGTCAAAGAACATCATATGCTCACCATCAAAGTAGCCAAATGTGCACCGAATTACTGCGCCACGATCTTCAAATCCATCAAGCATCCGACAACATGCTTCCTCACCTGCGTGTTCCACAAACCATTTTATGTATGGCCCCGGTAGGTCACCTAGTGCATTAAACGATAGACTTACATCCTCGACCAAGACAGGGCGCCTGACAAACGCATAGGCTTGACGAAGTTTGTGCTCAACAATACTATGGAGGTCTGTCGACTGTAGTTCATCAAGATTTACTTTTTGATACTCGAGCGAAATGCCGAGCTGTCGAGATAAATAGTCCGCTTTATGCTGGTTTCCTGTGATGAATACTGGGAGCTTGCTCATTTTGTCTTTCTCTTTAGCGTCATGCCGGCCACCAGGAGTGCACAAACGATAAATGCGGCTACCGCCCATACATCACGCCACATTTCTGCCGATATATCGGTATTCTTCACTACTCCATTAAGGGCATCTACTGCAT comes from the Candidatus Saccharimonas aalborgensis genome and includes:
- a CDS encoding CBU_0592 family membrane protein produces the protein MKKTRNSIILDAIGWAGTVLVIGGYGAYAIGLISDVVIYHIFNLFGSIGVLVLSTYRRIWQPVVINGCFALFALIAIIRHYL
- a CDS encoding RNA recognition motif domain-containing protein; the encoded protein is MAKANLFVGSLAYATTDDSLNAFFATVGPVVSARVITDRDSGRSKGFGFVEFENEDDNQKAIDQLNGKELDGRTIAISVARPKEDRPRGGNFGGNNDGNSFRQRSW
- a CDS encoding ABC transporter ATP-binding protein codes for the protein MPAVVELSVQKKLVALWRVAKTTYRAAPLAVFVKLLNALIDAILPIVTAYFAALSTTALADAFAGKAGSAEMATTYVIITAAIGMVQVAWSSIERYIAELARYQIDAAVSDQLHLHFSRIEFWRYDDKSTADLFDKAQNFAYFFSRFFDTIAQMISSIIQAIIAMIALTTINVWLGAVILVAVIPSMWVQLALSRLSSAHWKKNVETRRRMSQIRWSSFQAKNFAELRMYGIVSHLIAWHARLRDIDKKGQIDYERKYITKRLGAQLFEAAAELGILLYIVGEIIARRQPIGQFVYAQSLVTRALSSVGSLINQYSSMDEDLATLFDYDAFMAIPTGEQGRTSLTVSPKIISVENVWFAYPNAEQEVLHDISLSIKRHQHIAIVGENGAGKSTLIKLLLGLYEPSRGAITIDGVDLREIKKTDWHRQLGVLHQDFVQYWYTNARDNVRFGDIDSDFNQARYRQALDRAEARSFVEKLPKGDLTNLDKWLEHDDGTPGVDLSGGQWQRLALARNFYRQSPIVILDEPTSAIDALAESRIFSHLFKDKQHTLIMISHRLSTIERADVIYMMKDGRIAESGTHQELVALKGEYFRMFKDQLR
- the nadE gene encoding ammonia-dependent NAD(+) synthetase; this encodes MRERQHEIIEKLGVKPIIDPREEVEQRTHLLASYLREHHRAGYTLGISGGQDSLLVGLLAQRAVMLNRTLGYDSTFSAILLPYGTQADRADALLAIDTIKPDHTIDFNIASVVDAFVSSYDAASGESLTDFHKGNVKARTRMMAQYAVAGMHDQVVLSTDHAAEALVGFFTKFGDGAADVAPIATLNKRQGRQVLRFLDVPEVFITKVPTADLLDATPSQPDEVELGMTYEDFDDYLEGFEVPEEKAIAIERRHAAILHKLEPIVRF
- a CDS encoding NUDIX hydrolase produces the protein MKYSSPYVPPTLTVDAVIFQLHGDKLEVLLTQRESDPFKGEWALPGGYNAVGSTTIEALTEIVLRKTGVDLDNDLAYIEQLYTFDTVARDPRGHAVSVTYMGCSRAITLGTGSQHAEFFPVDRLPNLAYDHASIITYAQERLAAKLTYTNAVSGLLDKKFTLSQLQTAYEAVMGRLLDKRNFRKKFLTLNLIHETPDTWRDGAHRPAKLYAFNSSSLEVLSRSFD
- the pnuC gene encoding nicotinamide riboside transporter PnuC — its product is MKKLLTTSRVSNTRDIAESVFIGVILTTLSYVVGLNAGWVSSLNLLEIFAVFTSYSSTYLCVKERRANYPIGAISTAAYMLLFLQNGLLASAILNAYLTPTLIYGWIRWRKDKQTRPVTHVQLQWIPVYLAVAGVGYAGAALISQQFGGTMAWTDSMILAATILAQFLLDNKKLENWVVWAVVNVFAIYTYATTGLPLVAFQYVFFLLNTVYGFMMWQRSKKITDTLPTHADTGVPMEA
- a CDS encoding AAA family ATPase, with product MKPFTVTIIGAESTGKTSLSRQLADTMDGDWVPEFARPYLEVTDGITNISSMLAIWQGQLALQHVATQSPRPYVILDTDLYATVGYWKLPQSKSYLGACPEKLIEDAALYQSNLYLVTQSNIPFEPDALRYGGDKRESTDEYWIRLCKSYQLPYHVISAANRDERLAEAIGIINERSAQ
- a CDS encoding AAA family ATPase — its product is MKGLVIGKFYPPHLGHNYLIDTALKNCESVDVLVVDNPAYHIAAEKRREWLQARHPTAHVTIIPDINNDDDSVAWAAHTMQFLGYKPDVVYSSEDYGDPWARYMGAQSIVVDKARTAVPISGTKVREDMLASWQYLSDETKAGLALRIVIVGAESTGTTTLSRDLAAALNAPWAPEIGRYYTESILTTDKAWCDDDFYRIGKLQQNYEAEMAKRSDGVVVCDTNAVATELWQRRYMGRTTKAMHAIAAQDKADLYIITGDEIPFVQDGIRDGEHIRHRMHQWFIGHIKKTGIPYIIVSGTRRQRLRKAHQVSKKMIREKKVIF
- a CDS encoding isochorismatase family protein; translation: MKTSKETSRIYGEVVAINVDLQNDFCPGGSLAVEDGDRVIEPINRLSAWVREHGGMVVDTADEHPKVTNHFAEYGGTWPVHCVVDTPGAALHRNLTIEPSDALARKGVAPNDAGYSGYDAVLKPRATVPNDIVSDLPEEEQTVGRFLERVVRVNRSLGSRTLILLTGLAGDYCVSATGRPILEKLPSEWTDLIWVSDAIRSVNQENGEIEKQASIEAGALVMTTEEILAGGIVIDRGRLEN
- a CDS encoding beta/alpha barrel domain-containing protein; translated protein: MERLLNLQDQYKFPMGQFIYEQEPAAEVTFKMVNRKAKSGMRIADYVSVQELQEYYDSLRSLRYTPEELAIIERQEGKDYTPEFLGYLAAFRLPEIEVSIDPATNDLTAVTSGKWNDVSQAEIPILKAIPTLYYPRYLADHGISKREWFRGGDERGTEFINYITSSGAATAEFGTRRAASSEWQDHMVGRMVEECPGQFIGTSNPWLAAKYGVKEVGTNAHELGSVFGALEGSRGGNPLDGQVRLFREWMTRFPMMRAALIDTFTSDVALHDMDRTLYEQTELYRIDSGVEEKIGQKVIAMLERVGIDPTTRTLMFTNSLSGKRVAELQHLFGGQTRVAFGVGGGSTNNMPYTPGLNIVCKAVEVNSIGTVKLSDDDGKHMGNPADVDRYLTLCAQRLAEPAAWDMTSAL
- a CDS encoding phosphotransferase; this translates as MPKQPMFPTDEEKSRFRQLGYELDSHGRPLHPWRDRLPHLAEGKGFFYHWGPNYTVDPVVISQTTTPRLLLIQRGDTGRWAFPGGFLETNEDIHTAGLRELQEETGLAQVDSSGRVVYTGVVNDRRATLHAWPETSAILWRTHTAYPVQAGDDAEHAEWVPLCHARTLLADSSHGDILAEAIKTHGSLHEKVEYYADQSIIRDAQGGHMAYSRVIISPPEGVPIFVKHHNKNTITDDIRADHLRRYLKKEYAVYKHLETHGVPVPNDVMLIDDHTLLMEALDPNSGWYWRAPGAPHKREAYIEDILRSLTTVASTPPVDTADIASSYTTLHQEGWNVYPDHQQMIREKLAASQIDGSNELIAALDTIYARYSAQHPPELTAFCHHDFRQSNVAWHPAHGTKIVDWSWADRGPRLADTTSFLIDLYKSGHEISRYQEYVDEYHALVLIGFWLEHSIWPPAPSNHLVREQQLASAIAAFRLLEEIRQTSVPEKTAS
- a CDS encoding non-canonical purine NTP pyrophosphatase, which translates into the protein MSKLPVFITGNQHKADYLSRQLGISLEYQKVNLDELQSTDLHSIVEHKLRQAYAFVRRPVLVEDVSLSFNALGDLPGPYIKWFVEHAGEEACCRMLDGFEDRGAVIRCTFGYFDGEHMMFFDSELPGTISDSPRGDNGFGFDRFFINEGYDITRAEMSQEENERTYAQLMKPFSQVRKFVESLQADEMQQ